In the genome of Osmerus mordax isolate fOsmMor3 chromosome 15, fOsmMor3.pri, whole genome shotgun sequence, one region contains:
- the hus1 gene encoding checkpoint protein HUS1: MKFRSKMIDVGCLNHFTRVVNTISKLTKTCVLRLTTDKLYFVLSGKVASGGVGMWCELSQANFFDEYQLEGVSADANEICLEMAPENLSRALRTTQNAKTVKIKLTKKHCPCLTLAAELPTLSSISRVVTHDIPVDVIPRRLWNEFKEPSMPDFDVSIYMPPLKTMKNVVDRMKNLSNFLEIEANLSGEMNLKIETDLVSVTTHFKDLGNPPWGEDGSQERSQSRDPELMARTRVDIRKLQQFLMGQQVNPSKAMCNIIHKRIIHLILLHEDVSLQYFIPAVA, from the exons ATGAAGTTCCGATCAAAAATGATTGATGTTGGGTGCTTGAATCATTTCACGC GAGTGGTAAATACCATATCCAAACTAACGAAGACATGCGTCCTGCGACTGACGACTGACAAGCTCTACTTCGTCCTCTCCGGCAAAGTAGCCAGTGGAGGAGTTGGGATGTGGTGCGAGCTCTCACAG GCCAACTTCTTTGATGAGTACCAGCTGGAAGGTGTGTCCGCTGACGCCAACGAGATCTGTCTGGAGATGGCCCCAGAGAACCTGTCCAGAGCCCTGAGGACAACGCAGAACGCCAAGACTGTCAAGATCAAACTGACCAAGAAGCACtgtccctgcctcaccctggctGCAGAACTG CCAACACTGTCCAGCATCAGTAGAGTAGTCACCCATGACATCCCAGTAGATGTGATTCCCAGAAGATTGTGGAATGAGTTCAAGGAGCCCAGTATGCCAGACTTTGAC GTCAGTATCTACATGCCACCACTGAAGACTATGAAGAATGTTGTGGACAGAATGAAGAATCTCTCGAACTTCCTG gagaTAGAGGCCAACCTGAGTGGAGAGATGAACCTGAAGATTGAGACAGACCTGGTCTCTGTTACAACCCACTTCAAAGACCTCGGGAACCCACCCTGGG GTGAGGACGGTTCTCAGGAGCGGAGCCAGAGCAGGGATCCAGAGCTGATGGCCCGCACACGGGTTGACATCAGGAAGCTGCAGCAATTCCTTATGGGACAACAGGTCAACCCCAGCAAGGCCATgtgta ACATCATCCATAAGAGGATCATCCACCTGATTCTCCTGCATGAAGACGTGTCCTTGCAGTACTTCATCCCTGCCGTAGCCTGA